The following coding sequences lie in one Actinomyces capricornis genomic window:
- a CDS encoding response regulator transcription factor → MRVLVVEDEEYLAEAIAAGLRREAMAVDVVGDGAGALERIGEHHYDVLVLDRDLPLVHGDEVCLRVAEEHPGTRVLMLTAARRLDARVGGFELGADDYLVKPFEFPELVARLRALERRNQPARIPVIEAHGVRLDPFRREVRRDGRPLRLSPKEFAILQVLMEADGGVISSEELLERAWDANADPFTNSVRVTISHLRRKLGDPWVIQTVSGAGYRFSA, encoded by the coding sequence GTGCGCGTGCTGGTCGTGGAGGACGAGGAGTACCTGGCCGAGGCCATCGCGGCCGGGCTGCGCCGCGAGGCGATGGCGGTGGACGTCGTCGGGGATGGGGCCGGGGCCCTGGAGCGGATCGGGGAGCACCACTACGACGTCCTGGTCCTGGACCGCGACCTGCCCCTGGTGCACGGAGACGAGGTCTGCCTCCGGGTCGCCGAGGAGCACCCCGGCACCAGGGTGCTCATGCTCACCGCCGCCAGGAGGCTGGACGCCCGGGTGGGGGGCTTCGAGCTGGGGGCGGACGACTACCTGGTCAAGCCCTTCGAGTTCCCCGAGCTGGTGGCCAGGCTGCGGGCCCTGGAGCGGCGCAACCAGCCCGCGCGCATCCCTGTCATTGAGGCCCACGGCGTCAGGCTCGACCCCTTCCGACGCGAGGTGCGGCGCGACGGGCGCCCCCTTCGGCTCAGCCCCAAGGAGTTCGCCATCCTCCAGGTCCTCATGGAGGCCGATGGGGGAGTGATCAGCTCCGAGGAGCTGCTGGAGCGGGCCTGGGACGCCAACGCTGATCCCTTCACCAACTCCGTGCGCGTGACCATCTCCCACCTGCGCCGCAAGCTGGGCGACCCCTGGGTGATCCAGACGGTGAGCGGCGCGGGCTACCGGTTCAGCGCATGA